GTGTGTGGCAGCATGCTGACTGCAGCGGTGGTGTGGGGGAACAGGCTGAGTGTATCTCTGGTAGTACCGTGTCTCTGGAAGGTGTTCCCCTCCCAGTACACCCCATGGATATCCACCTCCGTACCCAGCCCAAAGGTGTACCAAAAAACCCTGTCCCCGGAACACATATCCAGGCCTGGAAGGTTTCCGTACATGAAGCCATTCACcgctgagagaggaggagggagatatgatatcaacaactacaccactgtgcgagaaggagagaatggggaggaggggagagagaggagaggagtggagagaggagaagggaggagagaggagaagggagtagagaggagagagaggagaggaagggggagagcggataggaaaagaggggagagaggagagaaaggaagagagagagaggagagagaggagagagaggagagagaggagaggaggggagagagagagaggatgggagaggatgggcgagaggagaaaggaggaggggagagaggaggagggaagagaggagcaggagagaaagtagaggggacagaggagaggaggggagaaaataTCAACAACTAAACTCAGAGGAGATATAgaaagtagtcaaaagttgacTGCAATGATAATAAAATAGTTGAACAGGTGCTAACTAATGGAAAAGACAGTTCTGCACTATAAGTATACAGTTCCTACAACTTGATGGGTAAAGTTTAGGAGTGGACACGCCGGTGTGTGTATCATACCGTGCATATTGTTGCTCTCCTGAAAGTCTTGGTTGTCTGGGTCTGACTGGTCCGATCCATAGGTCTCTATGTTTCTCTGAAGGTACCAGCTCAGGTTCTCATCCATGACAGAGAACAGCAGGAACAACTCCCTGTCCACGTTCctctgcaccacacacacacacacacacacacacacacacacacacacacacacacacacacacacacacacacacacacacacacacacacacacacacacacacacacacacacacacacacacacacacacacacacacacacacacacacacacagagagatatataTGATAAGAGCAatgctgtgatgtgtgtgtgtgtggttgtatcTATGTCATGTATGTTACAGTTAAAGTCAGATGTTtccatacaccttagtcaaatacatttaaactaaatttttcacaattcctgacatttaatcctcgtaaaaaatccctgttttaggtccgtgaggatcaccactttattttgagaatgtgaaatgttagaataatagtagagagaatgattaattGCCTTTAAGTTGTTTAAACTTGGGTTAAACtgtttgggtagccttccacaagcttctcacaataagttgggtgaaatttgTCCCATTCATCcaggcagagctggtgtaactgagtcaggtttgtaggcctcctggcagagctggtgtaactgagtcaggtttgtaggcctcctggcagagctggtgtaactgagtcaggtttgtaggcctccttgctcgcacacacttttccagttctgcccataaattttctataggatttgtcacgccttggtcttagtattttgtgttttctttacttatttggtcaggccagggtgtgacatgggttattgtggtgtgttttttgtcttggggttttgtggggtgtctaattagtctatggctgcctgaggctgttctcaatcagagtcaggtgattttcgttgtctctgattgggagccatatttaggcagccatattctgttagtgttttcgtgggtgattgttcctgtctctgtgttagtattcaccagataggctgtaataggtttcgcgTTTTACATGAGAACATGAGtcaccaccacgctgcattttggtctgcttctccttcaactgacgaacgccgttacaggattgaggtcagggctttgtgatggccactccaatacctttactttgttgtccttaattaagccattttgtcacaactttggaagaatgcttggggtcattgtccatttgtgaccaagctttaacttcctgactgatgtcttttcgatgttgcttcaatatatccacataattttcctttctcatgatgccatctattttatgaagtgcaccagtccctcctgcagcaaagcaccccaaaacatgatgctgccacccccgtgcttcacggttgggatggtgttcttcagattgcaagccttcccctttttcctccaaacataacaatggtcattatggccaaacagttctattgttgtttcatcagaccagaggacatttctccaaaaagtacaatctttgtccccatgtgcagttgcaaaccgtagtctggcttttttatggcagttttgcagcagtggcttcttccttgctgatgaATTGAAGATATTTTATTTGGATAATTACATGTTAACAAATTATATAAATTACAATGTATGTTAATTCGTGCTTCTTAGGAATTACTTTGAAAGGGaatggtgtgactaagtattagctggtactagtggtgtgactaagtattagctggtactagtggtgtgactaagtattagctggtactagtggtgtgactaagtattagctggtactagtggtgtgactaagtattagctggtactagtggtgtgactaagtattagctggtactagtggtgtgactaagtattagctggtactagtggtgtgactaagtattagctggtactagtggtgtgactaagtattagctggtactagtggtgtgactaagtattagctggtactagtggtgtgactaagtattagctggtactagtggtgtgactaagtattagctggtactagtggtgtgactaagtattagctggtactagtggtgtgactaagtattagctggtactagtggtgtgactagtggtgtggtattagctggtactagtggtgtgactaagtattagctggtactagtggtgtgactaagtattagctggtactagtggtgtgactaagtattagctggtactagtggtgtgactaagtattagctggtactagtggtgtgactaagtattagctggtactagtggtgtgactaagtataggcattagctggtactagtggtgtgactaagtattagctggtactagtggtgtgactaggtattagctggtactagtggtgtgactaagtattagctggtactagtggtgtgactaagttagctggtactagtggtgtgactaagtattagctggtactagtggtgtgactaagtattagctggtactagtggtgtgactaagtattagctggtactagtggtgtgactagtattagctggtactagtggtgtgactaagtattagctggtactagtggtgtgactaagtattagctggtactagtggtgtgactaagtattagctggtactagtggtgtgactaagtattagctggtactagtggtgtgactaagtattagctggtactagtggtgtgactaggtattagctggtactagtggtgctGGACtagtggtgtgtattagctggtactagtggtgtgtgACTGGTAAGtatagctggtactagtggtgtgactaagactattagctggtactagtggtgtgactaagtattagctggtactagtggtgtgactaagtattagctggtactagtggtgtgactaagtattagctggtactagtggtgtgtgtattagctggtactagtggtgtggtattagctggtactagtggtgtgactaagtattagctggtactagtggtgtgactaagtattagctggtactagtggtgtgactaagtattagctggtactagtggtgtgactaagtattagctggtactagtggtgtgactaagtattagctggtactagtggtgtgactaagtattagctggtactagtggtgtgactaagtattagctggtactagtggtgtgagctggtactagtggtgtgtattagctggtactagtggtgtgagctggtactagtggtgtgactattagctggtactagtggtgtgactaagtattagctggtactagtggtgtgactaagtattagctggtactagtggtgtgactaagtattagctggtactagtggtgtgactaagtattagctggtactagtggtgtgactaagtattagctggtactagtggtgtgactaggtattagctggtactagtggtgtgactaagtattagctggtactagtggtgtgactaagtattagctggtactagtggtgtgactaagtattagctggtactagtgggtGTGAGCTAAGTGGTGTGActagtattagctggtactagtggtgtgactaagtattagctggtactagtggtgtgactaagtattagctggtactagtggtgtgactaagtataagctggtactagtggtgtgactaagtattagctggtactagtggtgtgactaagtattagctggtactagtggtgtgactaagtattagctggtactagtggtgtgactaagtattagctggtactagtggtgtgactggtattagctggtactagtggtgtgactaagtattagctggtactagtggtgtggtactagtggtgtgactaagtattagctggtactagtggtgtgactaggtaagtattagctggtactggtactagtggtgtgactaagtattagctggtactagtgtgactaagtattagctggtactagtggtgtgaagtattagctggtactagtggtggtattagctggtactagtggtgtgactaagtattagctggtactagtggtgtgactaagtattagctggtactagtggtgtgactaagtattagctggtactagtggtgtgactaagtattagctggtactagtggtgtgactaagtattagctggtactagtggtgtgactaagtattagctggtactagtggtgtgactaagtataagctggtactagtggtgtgactaagtattagctggtactagtggtgtgactaagtattagctggtactagtggtgtgactaagtattagctggtactagtggtgtgtgACTAAGTGGTGTGTAGGTAtaagctggtactagtggtgtgactaagtattagctggtactagtggtgtgactaagtattagctggtactagtggtgtgactaagtattagctggtactagtggtgtgactaagtattagctggtactagtggtgtggtGCTGGTACTGActagtattagctggtactagtggtgtgactaagtattagctggtactagtggtgtgactaagtattagctggtactagtggtgtgactaagtattagctggtactagtggtgtgactaagtattagctggtactagtggtgtgactaagtattagctggtactagtggtgtgactaagtattagctggtactagtggtgtgactaagtattagctggtactagtggtgtgactaggtatagctggtactagtggtgtgactaagtattagctggtactagtggtgtgactaagtattagctggtactagtggtgtgactaagtattagctggtactagtggtgtgactaagtattagctggtactagtggtgtgactaagtattagctgactaagtattagctggtactagtggtgtgactaagtattagctggtactagtggtgtgactaggtattagctggtactagtggtgtgactaagtattagctggtactagtggtgtgactaagtattagctggtactagtggtgtgactaggttaGCTGGTACTAAGCTGGTAGctggtagtggtgtgactaagtattagctggtactagtggtgtgactaagtggtgtgattagctggtactagtggtgtgactaagtattagctggtactagtggtgtgactaagtattagctggtactagtggtgtgactaagtataagctggtactagtggtgtgactaagtattagctggctagtggtgtgactaagtattagctggtactagtggtgtgactaagtattagctggtactagtggtgtgactaagtattagctggtactagtggtgtgactaagtattagctggtactagtggtgtggtgtgactagtggtgtgactagcattaggtattagctggtactagtggtgtgactaagtattagctggtactagtggtgtgactaagtattagctggtactagtggtgtgactaagtattagctggtactagtggtgtgactaagtataagctggtactagtggtgtgactaagtattagctggtactagtggtgtgactaagtattagctggtactagtggtgtgtgtattagctggtactagtggtgtgactaagtattagctggtactagtggtgtgactaggtattagctggtactagtggtgtgaagtattagctggtactagtggtgtggtagctggtactagtggtgtgactaagtattagctggtactagtggtgtgactagtattagctggtactagtggtgtgactagtattagctggtactagtggtgtgactggtattagctggtactagtggtgtgaagtattagctggtactagtggtgtgactaagtattagctggtactagtggtgtgactaggtattagctggtactagtggtgtgactagtattagctggtactagtggtgtgactaagtattagctggtactagtggtgtgactaagtattagctggtactagtggtgtgactaagtattagctggtactagtggtgtgactaagtattagctggtactagtggtgtgactaggtattagctggtactagtggtgtgactaggtattagctggtactagtggtgtgactagtattagctggtactagtggtgtgactaagtattagctggtactagtggtgtgactaagtattagctggtactagtgggtGTGATTagctaagtattagctggtactagtggtgtgtggtgtggacTAGTGGTGTacttagctggtactagtggtgtgactaagtattagctggtactagtggtgtgactaagtattagctggtactagtggtgtgactactAGTGGTGtgattagctggtactagtggtgtgactaggtattagctggtactagtggtgtggtattagctggtactagtggtgtgactaagtattagctggtactagtggtggtgcTGACtgaagtattagctggtactagtggtgtgactaagtattagctggtactagtggtgtggtGCTGGACTAGTGGTGtgaagtattagctggtactagtggtgtgactaagtattagctggctGGTACTAGCtggtggtgtgactaagtataagctggtactagtggtgtgactaggtattagctggtactagtggtgtgactaggtattagctggtactagtggtgtgactaagtattagctggtactagtggtgtgactaagtattagctggtactagtggtgtgactaagtggTGTGtaattagctggtactagtggtgtgactaggtattagctggtactagtggtgtgactaagtattagctggtactagtggtgtgactaagtattagctggtactagtggtgtgactaagtattagctggtactagtggtgtgactaagtattagctggtactagtggtgtgactattagctggtactagtggtgtgactaagtattagctggtactagtggtgtgactaagtattagctggtactagtggtgtgagcTAAGTAtatagctggtactagtggtgtgactaagtattagctggtactagtggtgtgactaagtattagctggtactagtggtgtgactaagctggtactagtggtgtgactggcattagctggtactagtggtgtgactaagtattagctggtactagtggtgtgactaagtattagctggtactagtggtgtgagctggtactagtggtgtgactaggtattagctggtactagtggtgatAAGTATTAGCTggactagtggtgtgactaggtattagctactagtattagctggtactagtggtgtgactaagtattagctggtactagtggtgtgactaagtatagctggtactagtggtgtgactaagtattagctggtactagtggtgtgactaagtattagctggtactagtgggtgtgagctggtactagtggtgtgactaagtattagctggtactagtggtgtgactaagtattagctggtactagtggtgtgactaagtattagctggtactagtggtgtgactaagtattagctggtactagtggtgtgactaagtattagctggtactagtggtgtgactaggtattagctggtactagtggtgtgactaagtattagctggtactagtggtgtgactaagtattagctggtactagtggtgtgactaggtattagctggtactagtggtgtgactaagtattagtaCTAGTGGGTGACtaggtattagctggtactagtggtgtgactaagtattagctggtactagtggtgtgactaagtattagctggtactagtggtgtgactaagtattagctggtactagtggtgtgactaagtattagctggtactagtggtgtgactaagtattagctggtactagtggtgtgactaggtattagctggtactagtggtgtgactaagtattagctggtactagtggtgtgactaagtatagCTACTAGCTGGTGTGACTggtagctggtactagtggtgtgactaagtattagctggtactagtggtgtgactaagtattagctggctGGTGACTAGtaggtgtgactaagtattagctggtactagtggtgtgactaagtattagctggtactagtggtgtgactaagtagctggtactagtggtgtgactggtactagtggtgtgactaagtattagctggtactagctggtgtgactaagtattagctggtactagtggtgtgactaagtattagctggtactagtggtgtgactaagtattagctggtactagtggtgtgactaagtattagctggctggtgactagtggtgtgactaagtattagctggtactagtggtgtgactaagtattagctggtactagtggtgtgactaagtattagctggtactagtggtgtgagctaagtggtgtgtattagctggtactagtggtgtgactaagtattagctggtactagtggtgtgactaagtattagctggtactagtggtgtgactaagtattagctggtactagtggtgtgactaagtattagctggtactagtggtgtgactaagtattagctggtactggTAGctggtagtggtgtgactaagtattagctggtactagtggtgtgactaagtattagctggtactagtggtgtgtaggtattagctggtactagtggtgtgactaagtattagctggtactagtggtgtgactaagtattagctggtactagtggtgtgactaagtattagctggtactagtggtgtgactaagtattagctggtactagtggtgtgactgtattagctggtactagtggtgtgactaggtattagctggtactagtggtgtgactaagtattagctggtactagtggtgtgactaagtattagctggtactagtggtgtgactaagtattagctggtactagtggtgtgactaagtattagctggtactagtggtgtgactaagtattagctggtactagtggtgtgactaagctggtattagctggtactagtggtgtgactaagtattagctggtactagtggtgtgctaagtattagctggtactagtggtgtgactaagtattagctggtactagtggtgtgagtattagctggtactagtggtgtgactaagtattagctggtactagtggtgtgactaagtattagctggtactagtggtggtgactaggtattagctggtactagtggtgtgactaagtattagctggtactagtggtgtgactaagtataaGCTGGTACTAGTgatgtgactaagtattagctggtactagtggtgtgactaagtattagctggtactagtggtgtgactaagtattagctggtactagtggtgtgactaggtattagctggtactagtggtgtgactaagtattagctggtactagtggtgtgactaagtattagctggtactagtggtgtgactaagtattagctggtactagtggtgtgactaagtattagctggtactagtggtgtgactaagtattagctggtactagtggtgtgactaagtattagctggtactagtggtgtgactaagtattagctggtactagtggtgtgactaagtattagctggtactagtggtgtgactaagtattagctggtactagtggtgtgactaatatagctggtactagtggtgtgactaagtattggtactagtggtgtgact
The sequence above is drawn from the Oncorhynchus keta strain PuntledgeMale-10-30-2019 unplaced genomic scaffold, Oket_V2 Un_contig_19109_pilon_pilon, whole genome shotgun sequence genome and encodes:
- the LOC127920351 gene encoding ceruloplasmin-like codes for the protein MDENLSWYLQRNIETYGSDQSDPDNQDFQESNNMHAVNGFMYGNLPGLDMCSGDRVFWYTFGLGTEVDIHGVYWEGNTFQRHGTTRDTLSLFPHTTAAVSMLPHTP